A stretch of the bacterium genome encodes the following:
- a CDS encoding alpha/beta hydrolase: MVPVPEAQAASPRGAAVAGAPAAVGGEVAAEPLAIGETFTLESTVLGEVRRINVYAPTGALDVPDARLPVLYMPDGGLAEDFLHIAGLVQIGAANGTMRPFLLVGIENTERRRDLTGPTSDPEDLKIAPRVGRSAEFRSFLRDELMPLIDARYPTSGETAIVGESAAGLFVVETFLMEPGLFDTAIAIDPSLWWNRGDLVLRSGALLRARPWRLANTLWLASSDEQGIAVPVAALAESLAVYTLAAGVPAVADSAAGGELKAETPGLRWFHLPLPSEKHGTIFHPAALRAFREALGAR, translated from the coding sequence ATGGTGCCGGTTCCGGAGGCGCAGGCGGCATCGCCGCGTGGCGCGGCTGTAGCTGGAGCGCCCGCGGCCGTGGGCGGCGAGGTGGCCGCCGAACCCCTGGCCATCGGCGAGACCTTCACGCTGGAATCCACGGTGCTGGGCGAGGTACGACGCATCAACGTCTACGCGCCCACCGGCGCGTTGGACGTGCCGGACGCCCGCCTGCCGGTCCTCTACATGCCCGACGGCGGCCTGGCCGAGGACTTCCTGCACATCGCCGGGCTGGTGCAGATCGGCGCGGCCAACGGCACCATGCGCCCGTTCCTGCTGGTCGGCATCGAGAACACCGAGCGACGCCGCGACCTCACCGGCCCGACAAGCGATCCCGAGGACCTGAAGATCGCCCCGCGCGTCGGCCGCTCGGCCGAGTTCCGCTCGTTCCTGCGCGACGAGTTGATGCCGCTGATCGATGCCCGCTATCCCACGAGCGGCGAGACAGCCATCGTCGGCGAGTCGGCGGCCGGCCTGTTCGTCGTCGAGACGTTCCTGATGGAGCCCGGGCTGTTCGACACGGCCATCGCCATCGACCCGAGCCTGTGGTGGAACCGCGGCGATTTGGTTTTGCGGTCCGGCGCGCTGCTGCGCGCGCGGCCGTGGCGCCTGGCCAACACACTGTGGCTGGCGAGCAGCGATGAACAGGGGATCGCCGTGCCGGTCGCGGCGCTGGCTGAATCGCTGGCGGTCTATACCCTGGCCGCGGGCGTGCCGGCCGTGGCCGATTCGGCGGCCGGCGGCGAGCTCAAGGCGGAGACGCCGGGGCTGCGCTGGTTCCACCTGCCGCTGCCTTCGGAGAAGCACGGGACGATCTTCCATCCGGCGGCGTTGCGGGCGTTTCGGGAGGCGTTGGGGGCACGCTGA
- a CDS encoding ribbon-helix-helix protein, CopG family, with protein MKTAISIPDELFEAADNMARHMGLSRSELYRTALAAFLAAHAESLITEQLDAVHGATPAGGLDPVLARLQGASLVREDW; from the coding sequence ATGAAGACCGCGATCTCCATCCCCGACGAGCTGTTCGAGGCTGCCGACAACATGGCCCGGCACATGGGCTTGTCGCGCAGCGAGCTCTACCGCACCGCCCTGGCTGCGTTCCTCGCGGCGCATGCCGAATCGTTGATCACAGAGCAGCTCGATGCCGTGCATGGGGCGACTCCCGCCGGCGGCCTTGATCCGGTGCTGGCCCGGTTGCAGGGCGCCAGCCTGGTCCGGGAAGACTGGTGA
- a CDS encoding type II toxin-antitoxin system PemK/MazF family toxin, whose product MVISRGEVWWAELADPRGSEPGFRRPVVVVQADAFNRSRIGTVVVVAITSNLGLAAAPGNVLLPGCDSGLERESVANVSQVLTLDRRFLGTRVAALPPDVMAAIDTGLRLVLSV is encoded by the coding sequence CTGGTGATCAGCCGCGGAGAAGTCTGGTGGGCCGAATTGGCCGACCCGCGCGGCAGCGAGCCGGGCTTCCGGCGTCCGGTGGTGGTGGTGCAGGCCGATGCCTTCAATCGCAGTCGCATCGGCACTGTCGTCGTGGTCGCGATCACGTCGAACCTGGGTTTGGCAGCGGCTCCCGGCAACGTCCTGCTGCCCGGCTGCGACTCGGGCCTGGAACGCGAATCGGTGGCCAACGTCTCGCAGGTCCTCACGCTCGACCGGCGCTTCCTCGGCACGCGCGTGGCCGCGCTCCCGCCCGACGTGATGGCGGCCATCGACACCGGCCTGCGCCTGGTGCTGTCGGTCTGA
- a CDS encoding histone deacetylase, which translates to MPSDFTTVPSRPATQPEILRAHDSAHLDRVVRLSAQAPLMFDEDTYGNDHTLAAALHAAGGAVDLAVRVLCGDLDRGLALVRPPGHHATPAATMGFCVFNNVAIAARAAQAAVMANGGATPRVAIVDFDVHHGNGTQDIFFDDPSVLFVSLHQFPLWPGTGWFTEAGVGVGRGANLNVPLPPGAGDAGLRAAYARLVLPALQRFAPDLLLVSGGWDAHWRDPLAQLQYTLSGQAWLGQELVRAADALCGGRLVVVLEGGYDTEVLAHGVANLARSLAGRDEVSDPLGAGDAGETDATTLIDQVAAQLD; encoded by the coding sequence TTGCCCTCCGACTTCACGACGGTGCCGTCGCGCCCGGCCACGCAGCCCGAGATCCTGCGCGCGCACGACAGCGCCCACCTCGACCGCGTCGTGCGCCTGTCCGCGCAGGCGCCCCTGATGTTCGACGAGGACACCTACGGCAACGATCACACCCTGGCCGCGGCGCTGCACGCCGCCGGAGGCGCCGTCGATCTGGCGGTGCGCGTGCTCTGCGGCGACCTGGACCGCGGCCTGGCCCTGGTGCGCCCGCCCGGGCACCATGCCACACCCGCGGCGACGATGGGCTTCTGCGTCTTCAACAACGTGGCGATCGCCGCGCGCGCGGCGCAGGCGGCCGTCATGGCGAACGGCGGCGCCACGCCCCGCGTGGCCATCGTCGACTTCGACGTGCACCACGGCAACGGCACACAGGACATCTTCTTCGACGACCCTTCGGTGCTCTTCGTGTCCCTGCACCAGTTCCCGCTGTGGCCGGGCACCGGCTGGTTCACCGAGGCGGGCGTGGGGGTCGGTCGCGGCGCCAACCTGAACGTGCCGCTGCCGCCCGGCGCCGGTGATGCGGGCCTGCGCGCCGCCTACGCGCGCCTGGTGCTGCCGGCACTGCAGCGCTTCGCGCCCGACCTGCTGCTCGTCTCGGGCGGCTGGGACGCGCACTGGCGCGATCCGCTGGCGCAGTTGCAATACACCCTGAGCGGGCAGGCCTGGCTGGGACAGGAGCTGGTGCGCGCGGCCGACGCGCTGTGCGGCGGCCGCCTGGTGGTGGTGCTCGAAGGCGGCTACGACACCGAGGTGCTGGCCCACGGCGTGGCCAACCTGGCGCGGTCGCTAGCGGGGCGCGATGAGGTATCCGACCCGCTCGGCGCCGGTGACGCGGGGGAGACCGATGCGACGACACTGATCGACCAGGTGGCCGCGCAGCTCGACTGA
- a CDS encoding sigma 54-interacting transcriptional regulator, whose translation MTAIYDATRDLKDLARLASEPENLPEVLSRALDSLQKLIPHDLAAVLGLAEGELRVLAARGRLADEKVRQHSIRLRDFPSIARAFEHRRPVVLREHDHSGGEGDPYDGILDLPHGHSCMVVPLYAGERNLGLITFDRVVCDSYQENTVEMAEVYGQIISLAFRYAEQAELLERYRQQLDERQRVLASRDEAHDPAAPLEGSRSSLMRGLVAQAKQVAGTTAPVLILGETGTGKEVLARALHHWSPRRAQAFLSLNCAAIPESLLESELFGHVKGAFTGAGSARPGRFLAANGGTLLLDEIGDMPSAAQAKLLRVLQEGTFEPVGSDRTVKVDVRILAATHRDLEERVRAGAFREDLFYRLNVFPLQVPPLRERADDLPRLVATILAGLARRTGRGPWTVDDAALRELAAQEWPGNVRQLVNALERATIMKSAGALDARFFMGGARRAATGEGDPTATMAETMAATSAAGVDADLDLTLAAAERRHLRHVLEMCGGRIYGADGAAERLGLKPTTLQSRMKKLGVGRRG comes from the coding sequence ATGACCGCGATCTACGATGCGACCCGCGACCTGAAGGACCTGGCGCGCCTGGCCAGCGAGCCGGAGAACCTTCCGGAGGTGCTCAGCCGCGCGCTCGATTCGCTGCAGAAGCTGATCCCCCACGACCTGGCCGCGGTGCTGGGCCTGGCCGAGGGTGAGCTGCGGGTGCTGGCGGCGCGCGGCCGCCTGGCCGACGAGAAGGTGCGGCAGCACAGCATCCGCCTGCGCGACTTCCCGTCGATCGCACGCGCCTTCGAGCACCGCCGGCCGGTGGTGCTGCGCGAGCACGACCACTCGGGAGGCGAGGGCGATCCCTACGACGGCATCCTCGACCTGCCCCACGGCCATTCGTGCATGGTGGTGCCGCTGTACGCCGGCGAGCGCAACCTGGGGCTGATCACGTTCGACCGCGTGGTCTGCGACAGCTACCAGGAGAACACGGTGGAGATGGCCGAGGTGTACGGGCAGATCATCTCGCTGGCCTTCCGCTACGCGGAACAGGCCGAGTTGCTCGAGCGCTACCGCCAGCAGCTGGACGAGCGGCAGCGGGTGCTGGCCTCGCGCGACGAGGCGCACGACCCGGCGGCGCCGCTCGAGGGCAGCCGGTCGTCGCTGATGCGCGGGCTGGTCGCTCAGGCGAAGCAGGTGGCGGGCACGACCGCGCCCGTGCTCATCCTGGGCGAGACCGGCACGGGCAAGGAGGTGCTGGCGCGCGCGCTGCACCACTGGAGCCCGCGCCGCGCGCAGGCGTTCCTGTCGCTCAACTGCGCGGCCATTCCCGAGTCGCTGCTGGAGAGCGAGCTGTTCGGCCACGTGAAGGGCGCCTTCACCGGCGCCGGCTCGGCGCGGCCCGGCCGGTTCCTGGCCGCGAACGGCGGCACGCTGCTGCTCGACGAGATCGGCGACATGCCTTCGGCGGCGCAGGCCAAGCTGCTGCGCGTGCTGCAGGAAGGTACGTTCGAGCCGGTGGGCAGCGACCGCACGGTGAAGGTGGATGTGCGCATCCTCGCGGCCACGCACCGCGACCTCGAGGAACGCGTGCGCGCCGGGGCCTTCCGCGAGGACCTGTTCTACCGCCTGAACGTGTTCCCGCTGCAGGTGCCGCCGCTGCGCGAACGCGCCGATGACCTGCCGCGCCTGGTGGCCACCATCCTGGCGGGTCTGGCGCGGCGCACCGGCCGCGGCCCCTGGACGGTCGACGACGCGGCGCTGCGCGAACTGGCAGCGCAGGAATGGCCGGGCAACGTGCGGCAGCTGGTCAATGCGCTGGAGCGCGCGACGATCATGAAGTCCGCCGGGGCGCTGGACGCGCGGTTCTTCATGGGTGGTGCGCGGCGCGCGGCCACGGGCGAGGGCGACCCCACAGCGACGATGGCGGAGACGATGGCGGCGACGTCCGCAGCCGGAGTCGATGCCGACCTCGACCTGACGCTGGCCGCTGCCGAGCGACGTCACCTGCGCCATGTGCTGGAGATGTGCGGGGGCCGGATCTACGGCGCGGACGGCGCCGCCGAACGACTCGGCCTGAAGCCCACGACGCTGCAGAGCCGCATGAAGAAGCTGGGTGTCGGGAGGCGGGGCTGA
- a CDS encoding DNA starvation/stationary phase protection protein, with protein sequence MSNQNVINGLNGILADSIVMYQKLHHYHWRVKGRGFYQLHGMFEAFYDEFAEVTDSVAERILMIGGAPLASLTQALELASVKEDVTVPDGQRMVANLATDLESFRAKVRGVVEMADESGDRGTVNLLDPIADGLDKKLWMMEAYLAG encoded by the coding sequence ATGAGCAATCAGAACGTGATCAACGGCCTGAACGGGATCCTCGCCGACAGCATCGTCATGTACCAGAAGCTGCACCACTACCACTGGCGCGTGAAGGGCCGCGGCTTCTACCAGCTGCACGGCATGTTCGAGGCCTTCTACGACGAGTTCGCCGAAGTGACCGACAGTGTGGCCGAGCGTATCCTGATGATCGGCGGCGCGCCCCTGGCCAGCCTCACCCAGGCCCTGGAGCTGGCCTCGGTGAAGGAGGATGTGACCGTGCCCGACGGCCAGCGCATGGTGGCCAACCTGGCGACCGACCTGGAGTCGTTCCGCGCCAAGGTGCGCGGCGTGGTGGAAATGGCCGATGAGAGCGGTGACCGCGGCACCGTCAACCTGCTGGACCCGATCGCCGACGGCCTGGACAAGAAGCTGTGGATGATGGAGGCGTACCTGGCCGGATAG
- a CDS encoding catalase — MKKDKDQDRKLTTAAGAPVVDNQNSMTAGPRGPMLMQDVWFLEKLAHFDREVIPERRMHAKGSGAFGTFTVTNDITRFTKAKLFGAVGKKTDLFVRFSTVAGERGAADAERDIRGFAIKFYTEEGNWDLVGNNTPVFFLRDPLKFPDLNHAVKRDPRTNLRSAKNNWDFWTSLPEALHQITITMSERGIPASYRHMHGFGSHTFSFINAQQERYWVKFHLRSQQGISNLTDAEAEALVGRDRESHQRDLFDAIAKGDFPRWTLSIQIMPEKDAAKMPYNPFDLTKVWYHKDYPLLEVGVMELNRNPENYFADVEQAAFNPGAIVPGIGFSPDKMLQGRLFSYGDAQRYRLGVNHHQIPVNAARCPVHGYHRDGAMRVDGNHGGTIGYEPNSEGQWAQQPDFAEPPLALDGAAANWDFREDDDDYFTQPGLLFRLMTKDQQQVLFENTARAMGDAPMEIKIRHIGNCRKADRAYGEGVARALGIALADVPD, encoded by the coding sequence ATGAAGAAGGACAAGGACCAGGACAGGAAGCTGACCACTGCCGCGGGGGCACCCGTGGTGGACAACCAGAACTCCATGACCGCGGGCCCGCGGGGGCCGATGCTCATGCAGGACGTCTGGTTCCTCGAGAAGCTGGCCCACTTCGACCGCGAGGTGATTCCCGAGCGCCGGATGCACGCCAAGGGCTCCGGCGCCTTCGGCACCTTTACCGTCACGAACGACATCACCCGCTTCACGAAGGCGAAGCTGTTCGGCGCCGTCGGCAAGAAGACCGACCTGTTCGTGCGCTTCTCGACCGTGGCCGGGGAGCGCGGCGCGGCCGACGCCGAGCGCGACATCCGCGGCTTCGCCATCAAGTTCTACACCGAGGAGGGCAACTGGGACCTGGTCGGCAACAACACGCCGGTCTTCTTCCTGCGCGACCCGCTCAAGTTCCCGGACCTCAACCACGCGGTGAAGCGCGACCCGCGCACCAACCTGCGCAGCGCGAAGAACAACTGGGACTTCTGGACCTCGCTGCCCGAGGCGCTGCACCAGATCACGATCACCATGAGCGAGCGCGGCATCCCCGCCTCGTACCGCCACATGCACGGATTCGGCAGCCATACCTTCAGCTTCATCAACGCGCAGCAGGAGCGGTACTGGGTGAAGTTCCACCTGCGCTCCCAGCAGGGAATCAGCAACCTGACCGATGCCGAAGCCGAGGCGCTCGTCGGTCGCGACCGCGAAAGCCACCAGCGCGACCTGTTCGACGCGATCGCGAAGGGCGACTTCCCGCGCTGGACACTGTCGATCCAGATCATGCCCGAGAAGGACGCGGCAAAGATGCCGTACAACCCCTTCGACCTGACCAAGGTCTGGTACCACAAGGACTACCCGCTCCTCGAAGTCGGCGTCATGGAATTGAACCGCAACCCCGAGAACTACTTCGCCGACGTGGAGCAGGCCGCCTTCAACCCGGGCGCCATCGTGCCGGGAATCGGCTTCTCGCCCGACAAGATGCTGCAGGGCCGGCTCTTCTCGTACGGGGACGCGCAGCGGTACCGCCTCGGCGTCAACCACCACCAGATCCCGGTCAACGCGGCACGTTGCCCGGTGCATGGCTATCACCGCGACGGGGCCATGCGCGTCGACGGCAACCACGGCGGCACCATCGGCTACGAGCCCAACAGCGAGGGCCAGTGGGCCCAGCAGCCGGACTTCGCCGAGCCGCCGCTGGCCCTGGACGGCGCCGCCGCCAACTGGGATTTCCGCGAGGACGACGACGACTACTTCACGCAGCCCGGCCTGCTGTTCCGGCTGATGACGAAGGACCAGCAGCAGGTGCTCTTCGAGAACACGGCCCGGGCCATGGGTGATGCGCCGATGGAGATCAAGATCCGTCACATCGGCAACTGCCGGAAGGCGGACCGTGCCTACGGTGAAGGCGTGGCCAGGGCGCTGGGAATCGCCCTGGCGGATGTTCCCGACTGA
- a CDS encoding response regulator transcription factor, producing the protein MTTILLADDHGIFRAGLRPLLSAQPDLTVVGEADNGLTALDLARELKPDVAVLDITMPGLNGLEVTRHLAQEAPSVRVIILSMHSDRRYVLEALRAGARGYLLKDAGFDELLVAVRTVRDGGVHLGAAVGEQVIRDYVQMARQGEGGAFALLSGREREVLQLLAEGLATKEIADRLTLSAKTVESHRKSLMDKLGIHSIAELTKYAIREGLTPLD; encoded by the coding sequence ATGACCACGATCCTGCTCGCCGACGACCACGGCATCTTCCGCGCGGGCCTGCGCCCGCTGCTGTCGGCACAGCCGGACCTGACGGTGGTGGGCGAGGCGGACAACGGCCTGACCGCGCTCGACCTGGCGCGCGAACTGAAGCCCGACGTGGCCGTGCTCGACATCACCATGCCCGGGCTCAACGGCCTGGAGGTGACGCGGCACCTGGCGCAGGAAGCGCCGTCGGTGCGCGTGATCATCCTTTCGATGCACAGCGACCGCCGCTACGTGCTCGAGGCGCTGCGCGCCGGCGCCCGCGGCTACCTGCTGAAGGACGCCGGCTTCGACGAACTGCTGGTGGCCGTCCGCACGGTGCGCGACGGCGGCGTGCACCTGGGCGCGGCGGTCGGCGAGCAGGTCATTCGCGACTACGTGCAGATGGCGCGGCAGGGCGAAGGCGGCGCGTTCGCCCTGCTCTCGGGACGGGAACGCGAGGTGCTGCAGCTCCTGGCCGAGGGCCTGGCCACGAAGGAGATCGCCGACCGGCTGACCCTGTCGGCCAAGACGGTCGAGTCGCACCGCAAGTCGCTGATGGACAAGCTCGGGATCCACAGCATTGCCGAGCTGACGAAGTACGCGATACGTGAAGGGCTCACGCCGCTGGACTAG